Proteins co-encoded in one Spiroplasma gladiatoris genomic window:
- a CDS encoding pseudouridine synthase, which produces MTILNVNENDENQTIFNFIKKNYKTTNLSVIYKWFRTNKVKINEKKIKDQKVVLKKGDVVKIYDSANISKRLVVELVDYSNLEIIYEDQNIIIVDKPAGLEIHSPINISLDQIVRSYLIDTKQYDVDLENSFVISHVHRLDKLTKGLVIYAKNKASLNTLLTAIKNKDMIKKFYKAKLESNKINLGLIQGYINYDSEIQKANFILNNKRNYKKCSQIHKWIDKENNILEVNLLSGRKHQIRAVCEFFNASIENDFRYGAQRTSKKEISLIAYKLVFDNFSNFLSYLNGKEFYSKIDF; this is translated from the coding sequence ATGACAATATTAAATGTAAATGAAAATGATGAAAATCAAACAATTTTTAATTTTATCAAAAAAAATTATAAAACAACTAATTTATCTGTTATTTATAAATGATTTAGAACTAATAAAGTTAAAATAAATGAAAAAAAAATTAAAGATCAAAAAGTTGTTTTAAAAAAAGGAGATGTTGTAAAAATTTATGATAGTGCTAATATATCAAAAAGATTAGTAGTAGAACTAGTTGATTATTCTAATTTAGAAATAATATATGAAGATCAAAATATTATAATTGTTGATAAACCTGCAGGATTAGAAATACACTCTCCAATTAACATAAGTTTAGATCAAATTGTAAGAAGTTACTTAATTGACACAAAACAATATGATGTTGATTTAGAAAACTCATTTGTAATAAGTCATGTTCATAGACTAGATAAACTTACAAAAGGTTTAGTTATATATGCAAAAAATAAAGCAAGTTTAAACACATTATTAACTGCAATAAAAAATAAAGATATGATAAAAAAATTTTACAAGGCTAAATTAGAGAGTAATAAAATTAATCTTGGATTAATACAAGGTTATATTAATTATGATTCTGAAATTCAAAAAGCAAATTTTATTTTAAATAATAAAAGAAATTATAAAAAATGTTCACAAATACATAAGTGAATTGATAAAGAAAACAATATTTTAGAAGTTAATTTGTTATCAGGCAGAAAACACCAAATCAGAGCAGTTTGTGAATTTTTTAACGCTTCAATAGAAAATGATTTTAGATACGGTGCTCAAAGAACTTCTAAAAAAGAAATTAGTTTAATTGCTTATAAACTAGTATTTGACAATTTTTCAAATTTTTTAAGTTATTTGAATGGTAAAGAATTTTACTCAAAAATTGATTTCTAA